One window of Leptolyngbyaceae cyanobacterium genomic DNA carries:
- a CDS encoding competence/damage-inducible protein A, whose protein sequence is MSAEIICVGTEILLGDILNTNARFLALQLAELGIPHYYQTVVGDNPDRLKQVLDIACRRSQILIFTGGLGPTPDDLTTETIADFFGVPLIEKPEIIEDIAEKYASRGRQMTESNRKQALIPQSADILPNRLGTAPGMVWQPRPNLIILTFPGVPLEMHQMWQETAVPYLKSQGWGKQIIHSRMLKFWGIAESALAEKVTDLLNLPNPTVAPYASMGEVRLRISAKAESALAANNLIEPVAREIQQIAGLDYYGADEDSLASVVGELLQKSHQTLSVAESCTGGGLGSMLTAVPGSSSYFWGGIISYDNRVKISLLGVSPDDLVQVGAVSETVAKQMARGVREQLSTTWGLSITGIAGPGGGSEAKPVGLVYIGLAGPNNLVTSFEHRFSPLQERALIRHFSACTALDRLRRHLLSAG, encoded by the coding sequence ATGAGTGCTGAAATTATTTGCGTTGGAACAGAAATATTACTAGGTGACATTCTGAATACGAATGCTCGGTTTTTAGCTCTGCAATTGGCTGAACTGGGCATTCCTCATTATTATCAAACTGTGGTAGGAGATAATCCAGACCGTCTCAAACAAGTGCTTGATATTGCTTGTAGACGATCGCAAATTCTCATCTTCACCGGTGGCCTTGGCCCAACTCCAGATGACCTGACAACAGAAACGATCGCGGATTTCTTTGGCGTTCCCCTCATCGAAAAACCGGAAATTATCGAAGATATCGCCGAAAAATATGCCAGTCGCGGACGCCAAATGACCGAAAGCAATCGCAAACAAGCTTTAATTCCCCAAAGCGCCGACATTTTACCCAATCGATTGGGAACCGCACCGGGCATGGTTTGGCAACCCCGCCCCAATTTAATAATTCTCACTTTTCCCGGCGTTCCTTTGGAAATGCACCAGATGTGGCAAGAAACCGCCGTTCCTTATCTGAAAAGTCAAGGTTGGGGTAAACAGATCATCCACAGTCGGATGTTAAAGTTTTGGGGCATCGCTGAATCTGCATTGGCAGAAAAAGTAACTGACTTACTCAATTTACCTAACCCGACGGTTGCCCCTTATGCGAGTATGGGTGAAGTGAGGTTGCGGATTTCTGCCAAAGCCGAATCAGCCCTGGCAGCAAATAATTTAATCGAACCAGTAGCGCGAGAAATCCAGCAAATTGCAGGTTTGGACTACTACGGCGCAGATGAAGACAGCTTGGCTTCCGTAGTAGGCGAATTACTCCAAAAATCCCATCAAACCCTTTCCGTCGCCGAATCCTGCACTGGTGGCGGTTTGGGGAGTATGCTGACTGCTGTCCCCGGCAGTTCCAGTTACTTCTGGGGAGGGATTATTTCTTACGATAATCGGGTAAAGATCTCTTTATTAGGGGTTAGTCCGGATGACTTAGTGCAAGTAGGTGCGGTGAGCGAAACGGTAGCCAAACAAATGGCTCGAGGCGTGCGAGAGCAGCTTTCCACTACTTGGGGATTAAGTATTACCGGAATTGCTGGCCCTGGCGGTGGCAGCGAAGCTAAGCCTGTGGGGTTGGTTTACATCGGTTTAGCTGGGCCAAACAACTTAGTTACGAGTTTCGAGCATCGCTTTAGTCCGCTACAAGAAAGAGCTTTGATTCGTCACTTCAGCGCTTGCACGGCACTCGATCGCTTGCGACGGCATTTATTGTCCGCAGGTTGA
- the aroQ gene encoding type II 3-dehydroquinate dehydratase, whose product MQNLSILVLHGPNLNLLGKREPGVYGHVTLDEINRLLQQDALGLQVEVSTLQSNHEGVLVDAIHDCLGRHQGIVINAGAYTHTSVAIRDALAGVAIPTVEVHLSNIYRREEFRHHSWIAPIAIGQISGFGAESYRLGLQALVNYIRQSLTSA is encoded by the coding sequence TTGCAAAATCTTAGTATTTTGGTGTTGCATGGCCCCAATCTGAATCTTTTGGGAAAAAGAGAACCAGGGGTTTATGGGCACGTAACTTTGGATGAAATTAACCGTCTGCTCCAACAGGACGCGCTGGGACTCCAGGTTGAGGTTTCCACCCTTCAATCAAATCACGAAGGCGTCTTAGTCGATGCCATTCACGATTGTTTAGGGCGTCATCAAGGAATTGTGATTAACGCTGGTGCTTATACCCATACCAGCGTAGCGATTCGCGATGCTCTAGCCGGGGTTGCCATTCCTACCGTAGAAGTTCACTTGAGTAACATCTACCGTAGGGAAGAATTTAGGCATCATTCTTGGATTGCACCGATCGCGATCGGGCAAATCAGCGGTTTCGGAGCCGAAAGCTATCGCTTAGGGTTACAAGCTCTGGTTAACTATATCAGACAATCCTTAACATCTGCTTAG
- a CDS encoding HAMP domain-containing sensor histidine kinase, with product MANWRIKLNPQPIDVKSAIEEVIDTIAPLAQAKNLQLQVNCDRAPKEVLTDPFRLQQILTNLLSNAVRYTDEGYLRVECVVQANEKWSFSVTDTGIGIDREDLERIFEPYAQAYGLDRRRDKESTGLGLAIVSRMVKLLQGEIKVFSQKAVGSTFTVTFPLKVKVEGTSVRSTPS from the coding sequence ATGGCGAATTGGCGAATTAAGTTAAATCCGCAACCGATCGATGTTAAATCTGCTATTGAAGAAGTAATTGATACGATCGCACCTCTGGCACAAGCTAAGAACTTACAATTACAAGTAAATTGCGATCGCGCTCCAAAGGAAGTACTAACCGATCCCTTTCGGCTTCAACAAATTTTAACCAATCTTCTCAGCAACGCCGTTCGCTATACCGATGAAGGTTACCTTCGGGTGGAGTGCGTCGTCCAAGCAAACGAAAAATGGTCTTTTAGCGTTACTGACACGGGAATTGGAATTGATCGAGAAGATTTAGAACGCATATTTGAACCCTATGCCCAAGCTTACGGTTTAGACCGCCGTCGAGACAAAGAAAGCACGGGTTTAGGTTTAGCAATTGTTTCCCGAATGGTAAAACTGCTACAAGGTGAAATTAAAGTATTTTCTCAAAAAGCGGTTGGCTCTACCTTTACGGTGACTTTTCCCCTCAAAGTAAAAGTTGAGGGAACTTCTGTTCGCTCAACCCCTTCCTAA